One genomic region from Nostoc sphaeroides encodes:
- a CDS encoding amylo-alpha-1,6-glucosidase gives MLDLDTREWLLTNGLGSFASGTVSDVRTRTYHGWLFAATNPPSDRTLLLSHLEASLEVLGSVVALGTNFWGNGQIEPTGYELLRSFDINPVPKWIWSQDNWHLTRQLLMPSGLVGTGDWGLGDKGTRGQGGVSNAPAQFCHRILIQYRYEGSDTAILRLRLLIAERDFHHQQTVSSRLQFSQLLGQQQVCLQAKNSGHFGIPWHLRWTQGIYQTDAVWYWNYGLPEETKRGLGDKEDLYSPGYLVVTLQPGDTVTLEARVGFPDSMAGVLTSETFAEAVEAEQKRLSQIFGWSKGGARDWGLGTGEKFSNTQSPIPNPQSPLNQQLLKASDQFIVYRASIAGPTVIAGYHWFNDWGRDTLIALPGLALVPQRFDLAKGVLRTFGHYCRHGLIPNAFPDVNGEPIYNSIDAALWWIETLGLYLEATQDWEFLAEQFSIVQQIYKAFVGGTHFNIQIDATDGLVSWDAPGVALTWMDVVIGGHPVTPRYGKPVEINALWYSALCWLSQWAERLSQLEYGSPVRLTKQAQRYAQQAQNVKISLQKFWNPHLGYLYDTIEPDDRRNFQIRPNAVLALSLHHCAFSEQQGCQVLDLATVSLLTPYGLRSLDPGDPEYKGRYEGNQEQRDRAYHQGTVWAWLIGPYIRAWQRFYPQRSLPFDWQPLLDHFLFDVSLGSISEIFDGDAPHKPRGAIAQAWSVAEVIRHIK, from the coding sequence ATGCTTGATTTAGATACAAGAGAATGGTTGCTTACCAATGGCTTAGGAAGTTTTGCCAGTGGTACAGTTTCGGATGTCCGCACACGCACTTATCACGGTTGGCTGTTTGCCGCGACAAACCCTCCTTCTGATCGCACTCTGCTGTTGTCGCACCTAGAAGCTAGCTTGGAAGTATTAGGGAGCGTTGTCGCACTGGGGACAAATTTTTGGGGTAACGGTCAAATTGAGCCGACGGGGTACGAACTGTTACGCTCTTTTGATATTAACCCAGTTCCAAAATGGATTTGGAGTCAAGATAACTGGCACTTAACTAGACAATTGCTGATGCCTTCTGGTTTGGTGGGGACTGGGGACTGGGGACTGGGGGACAAGGGGACAAGGGGACAAGGGGGGGTAAGCAATGCCCCTGCCCAATTTTGCCATCGAATTTTAATCCAATATCGCTACGAGGGAAGTGACACAGCGATTTTACGCCTGCGACTGCTGATAGCAGAACGTGACTTTCACCACCAGCAAACTGTTAGTTCAAGATTACAGTTCTCACAATTACTTGGGCAACAGCAAGTCTGTCTGCAAGCAAAAAATTCTGGGCATTTCGGTATACCTTGGCACTTGCGCTGGACACAAGGAATATATCAAACAGATGCAGTTTGGTATTGGAATTATGGATTGCCAGAGGAGACAAAACGGGGATTAGGCGACAAGGAAGACCTCTACAGTCCTGGTTACTTGGTAGTCACACTGCAACCAGGAGATACAGTCACTCTAGAAGCACGAGTAGGTTTTCCCGACTCGATGGCAGGTGTTCTCACCTCCGAAACCTTTGCAGAAGCAGTAGAGGCAGAGCAAAAACGGCTCTCTCAGATTTTTGGATGGAGTAAAGGAGGGGCTAGGGACTGGGGACTGGGGACTGGGGAAAAGTTTTCCAATACCCAATCCCCAATACCCAATCCCCAATCCCCACTTAACCAACAACTACTCAAAGCAAGCGATCAGTTTATCGTCTATCGAGCCTCAATTGCTGGCCCTACGGTCATTGCTGGTTATCACTGGTTTAATGACTGGGGACGCGACACATTAATCGCCTTACCGGGATTGGCACTTGTTCCACAACGTTTTGACCTGGCAAAAGGAGTATTGCGGACTTTTGGGCATTATTGTCGCCACGGTTTGATTCCTAATGCATTTCCTGATGTCAATGGAGAACCAATTTATAACAGTATTGATGCAGCGTTGTGGTGGATTGAAACTTTAGGACTTTATTTAGAAGCTACCCAAGACTGGGAATTTTTGGCAGAGCAATTCTCGATAGTGCAGCAAATCTACAAAGCATTTGTCGGTGGTACACATTTCAATATCCAGATCGATGCTACCGATGGGCTAGTTAGTTGGGATGCTCCTGGTGTAGCCCTTACCTGGATGGATGTCGTAATTGGGGGACACCCTGTTACTCCCCGTTACGGTAAGCCAGTGGAAATCAATGCGCTGTGGTATTCAGCTTTATGTTGGCTAAGTCAGTGGGCAGAACGATTGAGCCAGCTTGAGTATGGTTCGCCAGTGCGTCTCACTAAGCAAGCACAGCGTTATGCTCAACAAGCACAAAATGTGAAAATCTCGCTACAAAAGTTCTGGAATCCTCATCTGGGTTATTTGTACGATACTATTGAGCCGGACGATCGCCGGAATTTTCAAATTCGTCCTAATGCGGTTTTGGCGCTGTCGCTGCACCATTGCGCCTTTTCTGAACAGCAAGGGTGTCAAGTATTAGATTTGGCAACTGTCAGCTTACTCACCCCCTATGGTCTTCGCAGTCTTGATCCAGGAGATCCCGAATATAAGGGGAGATATGAGGGTAATCAAGAGCAACGCGATCGCGCTTATCACCAAGGCACTGTTTGGGCTTGGCTAATTGGCCCATATATTCGGGCTTGGCAACGTTTTTATCCACAGCGATCGCTGCCTTTTGATTGGCAACCTCTACTAGATCACTTCCTATTTGACGTAAGTCTTGGTTCTATTTCTGAGATTTTTGATGGCGATGCACCTCATAAGCCTAGAGGTGCGATCGCTCAAGCTTGGTCAGTTGCTGAAGTTATCCGCCATATTAAGTAG
- a CDS encoding peroxiredoxin: MSLTYGTEGSLRVGQQAPDFTATAVVDQEFKTIKLSDYRGKYVVLFFYPLDFTFVCPTEITAFSDRYEEFKKINTEVLGASVDSEFSHLAWIQTDRKSGGVGDLNYPLVSDIKKEISAAYNVLDPAAGIALRGLFIIDKDGIIQHATINNLAFGRSVDETLRTLQAIQYVQSHPDEVCPAGWQPGDKTMNPDPVKSKVYFSAV; this comes from the coding sequence ATGTCCCTTACTTACGGAACCGAAGGAAGCCTCCGCGTTGGCCAACAAGCTCCCGATTTCACAGCAACGGCTGTGGTAGATCAGGAATTTAAGACAATCAAACTTTCCGATTATCGCGGTAAGTATGTCGTCCTGTTTTTCTACCCATTAGACTTTACCTTTGTTTGTCCCACTGAAATCACAGCATTTAGCGATCGCTACGAAGAATTCAAGAAAATCAATACTGAAGTCCTTGGGGCTTCTGTTGACAGTGAGTTCTCCCACCTCGCTTGGATTCAAACAGATCGTAAGTCTGGTGGCGTCGGCGACCTGAATTATCCTCTAGTGTCCGACATCAAAAAAGAGATTAGCGCCGCTTACAACGTTCTTGATCCAGCAGCAGGCATTGCTTTGCGTGGTCTGTTCATCATAGATAAAGATGGTATCATACAGCACGCCACCATCAACAATCTAGCTTTTGGTCGCAGCGTTGATGAAACCCTGCGGACATTGCAAGCAATTCAGTATGTTCAGTCTCACCCCGATGAAGTTTGCCCAGCTGGTTGGCAACCTGGTGACAAGACAATGAATCCTGATCCAGTGAAGTCTAAAGTTTACTTCTCTGCTGTCTAA
- a CDS encoding peroxiredoxin family protein, protein MLTSTDFSGLLNERFFGNFLPVPATNKLRLGVGTPDFQLPDITNGTLVKLSDYKGKQPVLLALTRIFTEKQYCPFCFPHIKALNEKYEEFKNRGIEVLMVTSTDERQSQIVVRDLGLQMPLLSDPSCRVFRTYQVGQALGAPLPAQFVLDKEGKLRYWHLFSFLDHNASVETLLEQFN, encoded by the coding sequence ATGCTTACTTCAACTGATTTTAGTGGCTTATTAAATGAGCGATTCTTCGGCAATTTTTTACCAGTTCCAGCGACAAATAAACTCCGATTAGGAGTAGGAACGCCAGATTTTCAACTGCCAGATATTACCAATGGAACTTTAGTAAAATTGTCTGATTATAAAGGCAAGCAACCAGTGTTACTCGCCTTAACTCGCATCTTTACTGAAAAACAATATTGCCCCTTTTGTTTTCCTCATATTAAAGCTTTAAATGAAAAATACGAGGAGTTTAAAAATCGCGGTATAGAAGTTTTAATGGTTACTAGTACCGATGAACGGCAGAGTCAAATAGTTGTGAGGGATTTAGGTTTACAAATGCCATTATTGAGTGACCCTAGTTGTAGAGTATTTCGTACCTATCAAGTAGGACAAGCACTGGGAGCGCCATTACCAGCACAGTTTGTATTAGATAAAGAAGGAAAACTCCGCTACTGGCATTTATTTTCTTTTTTGGAT